ATTAAGATGCTTTTCAATTCAATAAATGGGGTCTTGCTGAGTTTATTTCTTTGTAAGACCATGATCTGATATGTTCTTGTGGTCATCGACCGGTTTGATATGTTATGCTTTGATATATGCTCTTGTTTACTTATCAATATATTCCAGTGTTATTAAGTGTGTCATAGGTTTGTGGATAATTTTCTAAATGCTGTGCGTTCTTAACCCGTAGTTTGATTCCTGttgaagaaggaaacaaatGGTTTCGACAAAGAAATGTACAGGACTACCAATTCAAGCCCGCCAAAGTGGTTGGTGTATAGTTGCATTCCCCACAAGGGTCCAACTCATATTGGTCTGATCAAATAGAAATGTAAGGATTTGGTCCTCAGTTAACTTGGATAAAATAATATAGTTTCAGtgtttatttttctcaaaatcaaaatgCCGTTCTATTACTTATATAGTTATATTTGAGATTGTTTGAAAATCAAATTGTAATAGAATAACTCTCGAAAAAATATAGCACTTTTAGCTAACAAATCtgtacttttattatttttccgAAGAACAAAGAATACAATGAAAGCATGGAAACTCTTACTTGATCTCTTAAGTTCTTTATCTCTCTCAAAAATTTGTGCCAAACCTCATGTTGACGCGTCTTTGTGATCACTTCTTAACTAAATGTTCCAAAATTTTGTACTATTAAGTGTTTGAGCATACACTGCCCAAGTGAGTATACTTCAAATTCTAAATGGAGTAGACGACATAGTCAATGTGTTCATTACGAGCACCTAAAACTGAATATaccatattctttttttaaacCCAACCAAATCCACTATATGTTTAATCACTATCGCAAAAACCATCGACTAGGCATATACTTCTCAAGGTTAAGATTTAGACTGTCAACCATTTTGTTAACCAATGGTATCAACACCACTGTTTGCATCATGCCATGCAAAACATTCCTCTTATGCATGTCGAAACATTGCTTAAAGGATTTCTATCAATTTCTTTGAACAATTttatcattagtttttttttcagtttatcattacttaattttcaaataaagcagattatccaaaataaaatattgatgatctatataattatataattatatattttcagtgtttataatttacaatattcatatataattagACATGTAGTTGTGCGCTATGAATTGCTTTGGTTCAAATATGCTTATCTCTCATTTTGCTATGTTTTAGTTTTACCATATTTTAAGAATCACTTAATTAATatcctttatattttattgtcataGAGAATACTATTATTCACACACCGAATAAATGACGAAACTGGACCGATTTTTGATGGAACACCATTCGAATACAGTAAATTAGGGTTCTCATCTAATTCTAATTTTATGGTCAACTAATTTAGATCCTAGGGCACTAGTCGAGTCGTCATATGTGTATTCTCATTGGCCCCCACCGATTTGCTGGCCCATTGTATGGGATCGTATGTAAGTACAATTGGGGCCATTAATGATTTATATAATGTACATATGAGCACGAATCGATTTGAGAATCAAAAACATGGCATTGAGTTGAGTGGACTAGTGCTAGTGGAAGTACTGGATATGCTTCGTCTCTTCAGCAGCTGGATCACTGAAATGCGAGAATCAGCGTCTCCCTCACTGCAAATTGACTTATTTAAAGATCTaagcaaatatttatttaagttttgtaAAGTAATTTCTGTTACTTTACAAAGAACAGAAATCCTGTGGTTTCAAGATGTGTTTCAGAAAACCACAAAACCATATGTTACAATTTATAATCTATTAATTTGCAATTCAACCATGGTCCGGCGATCCAAAAGGTAATCTGGTTCAGTCGTTGGGTTTAATAACATTGATGATAGGCCAACTACCCACATGCCACATTAATAACGTGGTCGactatcattttatttttacaattaaaaacacacacattTCGATGACCAGTACGCTCATTAAATAGTATAGGtttgaaaatgaagaagataagATTCTAGCATGCACTATCAAATGATTGGAAACGGTAGAAACCATGTTTTAACCGTCACAATCACTCTGCTTATATAAACGAAGGCGATATGTGATAATTCATCAAccaaaacaaaagcaaaaaaaaacacaagtggaaactttaaaacaaagaTAGAAAAATGGCGACGTCGGGAACATACGTGACGGAGGTTCCGTTGAAAGGAGCAGCGGAGAAACACTACAAGAAGTGGAAGAGCGAGAACCACATCTTCCCTGACGCCATCGGCCACCACATCAAAAATGTCACCGTCCACGAGGGAGAATCTGACTCTCACGGATCCATCAGGAGTTGGAACTACACATGGGGTATAGTAATACAATTGCTAATATTttctccatatatatatatattctgctTACACAATAATTTGATTTTCAGAAATTCTGTCTATCGACTTTGTAATCATTTGATTAAAtccaatatttttataaataaaaaaattctaactttgtcaaaaaaataatatatatatatattcacactTTATATACACACTATTGagtttaagtttatatatagtGCATGTGTttcgatcaaaaaaaaaatagatgccTGTGTGAAACTAGGGTTTCAGTAGTCTTTTGCCAAGTAATTTAAACACACAACTTTTCAttgtttatcatatttttgtttagcagaagttttttttcctaaaaatattttttcatgtttataatatatttgaaactgTAAACACAAATACATGCTACCGTTGCGTTTATAATTAGCAGAAGAATTTTCCGTTATCGACTCGGTCACATTAAACAAGAAAGGAAAACAAACACTAAAATCATTCATAGCTAGTCATCATATATCGAAAGCCATCTAGATTGGTTGGTCTAGTTAAAGAACGTATAACTGTGAAttcagctctctctctctctctatggttTGATTCACTTATCGATTCGCGACGTAGTACAACCTGTACAGACTATTTAAACGGAACATTAATCCGCTGAAATTTCATTGTGATCGTATAATATCCTTATGAGTATATATAGTATGCGGTATTATAAGTTACATGTTGGtaatttaaattaatgaataaaaatgaatttctgTTTGTATAGATGGAAAGGAAGAGGTATTCAAGGAGAAGAGAGAGGTAGACGATGAGAACTTAACATTGGCTTTAAGAGGACTTGAGGGTCACGTGATGGAGCAGCTCAAGGTGTTTGATGTCATCTACCAATTTATCCCCAAAACTGAGGATACCAGCTCCTGCAAAATCACTATAATATGGGAGAAGCGCAAAGATGAGTACCCTGAACCCAGCACCTACATGAAATTCAACAAGAGCTTGATCGTTGACATGGGCCACCACGCCAGCAAAGCTTAATCGTCATCACCATcgatcatcatcaccatcctcATCACAATCATGCACCATCATCACTATATATCTCTATTTACTTATTAAACaggtttcaaaataataatcaataaatGGGGGTCTTGTACGTGGCGTTTCAATTATATGTAATTGGTTGGCTTTTGTAAGATGGTTTAATTTGTTGTTATGGTCATCAtcgagttcgatgtgatcactATGAATAATGTATGTTGTTCACCTATCTACATTTTTCTGTCTTTTACTGAGTTAATGGTGCAAATGGTTGTTACTACAAAAACAGTTAAATAAAGATTAACGGATCCATCTAATCTTGATTTCACTAGAGGTATAGATGATAGGTATTGTAACAAAACCATGTTTGGTGTATCTACTTATTATTTTCTATCATGGCCAATTAATCTGGCTCCAAAGAGTGTTATTAGTTGTACAAGATGAAGTCAAGtttattagattttaattattgatttattttaaaatttacgatctataatttatttaaaattttaaatctgcatcaatgcatttataaaaatcagCCGGATCCACATTAGAACACtggattatgttttttttatatagcttAGTAGCTTACTAAGTGAAAAAAGCTAATCTATTAATGTAATGGCAAGAATGAAATGTTTTGTGTGCATTGTTTATTTGAATTTCTGGATGTTATATAGATCAGACATCTTAGCTTAAACATTAAACTGTTGTTATGCAAGTTTCTGGATGTTATGGTTTATTTCTTTGTCCTTGGTGATATAGATGCAAAGCTGTtgaataatttatgtatatcatAACTTGTTTATTAGTTTATTGTTCTTCATCAAAAATTAATTACTTAAGTGTTGTTGCATTGTGTTCTAACCAAGCAAGGTGTAGTAATAGTTAACATGAAGAGGATGGAGAAAACAAAAGCAAATCTTTCAAATTCCTTTAGCTGGTTTGAATCTTATATTTCATCTTCCTCGAAAGGGTCTCTTTCAGGATAATCACCAAACTGCAAGTCACATAAAACTCATGAGTATCAGAAACTGTGGCTTACAACTTCAATCTATGCATCCAACTAACTACTTTACCGTGAATGTGGTAAAGAACCTAGTCCACGGCCCTAGAGCCCAATATAGTAGAATTCAACTAAAACTTAGCTTGAGAGTAATACATATCCTTAGGCCTATAATCAACTACTCTTATAGCTGACCAATGTGGACTCCTCCAGACTCTTACTAAACTAACATCGTGGAAAGGGAAATTTGCATTGACATCGGATCATGTCAAGAAACGACTAATCGAGTTCGATTCTATGAAGTGCAACAGGCCATTTCACTCTAATGCTacagagaaaaataaattaccTTAACTTAATTTGTCTGGCAGGACCCCACCATCATGAAACGGAGGGCACTCAAATAATCTTGTCCCTTTCACCCTGCATATATAAGCCAGTATTAAGCACGTGGATCTAACAACCGAGCTAAGGCATATTGTACGTTTGATAAGAAAATCATGATGTTGAGCTTATGCAAGACTAAGAACCTCTTTGAGGTTTTACTAGCACAGAAACACATGAGCTGCAAGTGGAACCAAAGTTCGAGAGCAAGAAAACACTTCTCTGCTTTAAAAGTGTGAAGGAGTTTAAACTTAATGATAACTATAAAATAGGAAAGAGTTAACATACATGCCATCGTGTTTGCCAAGGGGTTCATCATACTAGATCTCTTTGTTTCTCCCaccttaatatttttttgacatcaaggaaaaaaataaattagaagcACAATACAAAGAGATCTGGTCTCACAAAATAACAAGACAGGGAGAAGtctttaaacacacaaaataaaagaaTCTGACTCACCTTGATATTTGCACAAAGATCTTCCATGAAGTCTTCATTCATCTGGTGAAACGATTAAACGATCATATTTGCCACTAATTATACCAAAAAAGTTTTAACAATAAGCAAAATTACAGTTACCTTAACTTCAGAAGCAGCTGGATTTTGAGACACTCTTTTTTCTTTCAACTTCCTAAAACTGTCTGGTATGTGAACACAAACAACATATCAACATAACTTGTCTCTTCTGAAACACCAACTCTAGGCAGTAGAAAACTTACCAGTTCGTTTAGCATAGTATCCTTATCTGAGATGTTATACGTCTCAACCAATGAGGTATCTTCAAGCCAGCCTCCAGTTGTGACCGAGGAGGGATCAAGATCCACTATATGCAACCAAAACCTTGAGAAAGCACCACAAAAGAACAATCAGATGGAGTGATAAAACAATAAGCCATACGTTTCACTAAATGCATCTATCAAGATCACAGTAAACAGAGGTTTACTGAGTCAAATTGGCTCCAGTTTACCCATCAAAGGGGGGAGTAGAAACCGAGAGGTCTTGAATCATCACTAAGAGCTGCAACCTTGGAGCCACTTTCATCATAGAGCTCTAAAGCCATATATAGCATTAACAGACGTCCCACATTTCTTCCACATTCATCGTCTCCTTCCATCTGTAACCGCGAAGCCGCCATCTTTCCACCCTCTAGACCTGACAAAACTACCTTGTCGGAAATCGAGTTAATGTGGGAGAGAGAGTTTTTCGACAGAAGCGGAAGTAAGTTCAAGCGGAAAGATCTTTTGTCTGTTTCAATGTTTTTAAAGCCGAACCGGAAAAGTTCCTAATCATGGTTTATTTTTTCCGGTTATATGCGGTTTTTAGCCGGTTtggttttctttaatttttttaccttCCTTTCATCAGATTGTACTGAAAGATCAAGTATGTGAGCCGGTTACAGTACCTTTGGGACAAGATTAAGAAAGGAGAGGTGGAAGTCCCTGACTTAATGGTAGCAGAGTAACTGAAATTTGAAAGTCCAAACATTTTTGGTATATGAGAGATATATACAAAGACTTTCAATTCACTAATTTGGTATATGAGAGATATATACAAAGACTATATTATGTTGACCAAGACAGTACAGGAAATACTTTCACTATTGACTGATTACATTggcaatatatttttatttgtctcCAACCCACTAATCACGTTGTATAAATAGTTGCTACACCTATGAATCAAATCCATAATCATCTCCCTTCAAAATTATAAGTAggacaatataaaaaaaaaatgggaaaAATCTCAGCAGTTTTTGTCATTCTTTTCCTGGTCTCATCATGTAAGCATTATACGTTTTATGATCTCATTCGATATGTTATAGCCTTAATGTCTAATATTTTTTGTGTGTACATGAATGGTTAACAGGCA
The Brassica napus cultivar Da-Ae chromosome A1, Da-Ae, whole genome shotgun sequence DNA segment above includes these coding regions:
- the LOC111200832 gene encoding MLP-like protein 328, encoding MATSGTYVTEVPLKGAAEKHYKKWKSENHIFPDAIGHHIKNVTVHEGESDSHGSIRSWNYTWDGKEEVFKEKREVDDENLTLALRGLEGHVMEQLKVFDVIYQFIPKTEDTSSCKITIIWEKRKDEYPEPSTYMKFNKSLIVDMGHHASKA
- the LOC106351150 gene encoding tubulin-folding cofactor B-like, giving the protein MAASRLQMEGDDECGRNVGRLLMLYMALELYDESGSKVAALSDDSRPLVDLDPSSVTTGGWLEDTSLVETYNISDKDTMLNELMNEDFMEDLCANIKFGDYPERDPFEEDEI